Proteins co-encoded in one Podospora pseudoanserina strain CBS 124.78 chromosome 7 map unlocalized CBS124.78p_7, whole genome shotgun sequence genomic window:
- the SAS10 gene encoding something about silencing protein 10 (EggNog:ENOG503NYA0; COG:B), producing MAKKRRVSRKAEPAGPRDVDAKDASLTIKTYRDVADSGDEYWAEKDQIILDSEDEQPRSKRLKKEDDFLEVSDEEVFQQDDSDESEDEAPAKKGKGKKVIEQYSEDEEQQEGEEEGDEGWWGNSKKEYYDADQIETEADALAEEAEAKRLQAKKLAKMTEEDFAFDEDEWMAPKEEAGEDEVVTEVLKEVEVREDMTPEERYKLLQSRYPEFEYLVDEFAELQPVLSELQKDAVGKPAKSLEVVKSWILGCYVASLASYFALLTSPTRDGNGAAATLSPSELRDHEVMGTLMECREAWLKVKQFRPAKPAASETGMLSPPEEEDEEMLDIDEPAKKRKSKLSKAEIRAKEKKEADKARKAKAVEKSLADLSTLLESGKKAAKEDAARAAPTNGVDMNEDYSDFGEEDALDEHTAADKAKRKKSLKFYTSQIVQKANKRAGAGRDAGGDMDIPYRERLRDRQARLNAEAERRGKKDSKFGAGAELGGDDSEEEGRQGGALRGAGTGEEGRAHCGTAGARPRRQAPDHVPDPEEQGLDAAQEEGGAQPACEEEDEIRGEEEEAQERAGCVQGRRGQGWLPGRVVWYQDESRQEYQVVDALMANIWAFCIPRWFVFHGLFLRETPKSICFWDSTCDEDA from the exons ATGgccaagaaaagaagagtCTCCCGCAAGGCGGAACCGGCCGGCCCCCGCGATGTCGACGCCAAAGACGCCAGTTTGACCATCAAGACGTACCGAGATGTCGCCGACTCTGGGGATGAGTACTGGGCTGAGAAGGACCAGATCATTCTGGACAGCGAGGACGAACAACCGCGCTCGAAGCgcctcaagaaggaggacgacTTTTTAGAGGTTTCCGACGAGGAGGTTTTCCAGCAAGACGATTCCGACGAGAGCGAAGACGAAGCGCCagccaagaagggcaagggcaagaaggtcatTGAGCAATATTCcgaagacgaggagcagcaggagggggaagaggagggagatgaaggttggtggggaAATAGCAAGAAGGAATACTATGATGCCGATCAGATCGAGACCGAGGCCGATGCTCTG GCAGAGGAAGCAGAGGCAAAGCGTCTCCAGGCCAAGAAATTGGCCAAGATGACCGAGGAGGATTTCGCTTTCGACGAGGACGAATGGATGGCGCCAAAAGAGGAGgctggcgaggacgaggtggtgaCGGAGGTTTTGAAAGAAGTGGAAGTAAGAGAGGACATGACACCCGAGGAAAGATACAAGCTGCTCCAGTCTCGATATCCCGAGTTCGAATACCTGGTGGACGAGTTCGCAGAACTGCAGCCCGTTCTTTCGGAATTACAAAAGGATGCCGTTGGAAAGCCTGCCAAGTCACTAGAGGTTGTCAAGTCTTGGATTCTGGGGTGCTACGTCGCCTCGCTGGCTAGTTATTTTGCTCTTctcacatcaccaacaagggACGGGAACGGTGCTGCGGCAACGCTCAGCCCATCAGAACTCAGAGACCACGAAGTTATGGGGACTTTGATGGAGTGCAGAGAGGCCTGGCTCAAGGTGAAACAGTTCAGACCAGCCAAGCCTGCCGCCTCAGAAACGGGCATGCTTTCGCCaccagaagaggaggacgaggagatgctCGACATCGACGAGccggccaagaagaggaagtcgAAGCTCTCCAAGGCCGAGATCAgggccaaggagaagaaggaggccgacAAGGCGAGGAAAGCCAAGGCGGTCGAGAAGTCTTTGGCTGACCTGTCCACTCTTCTCGAGAGCGgcaagaaggccgccaagGAGGATGCTGCTCGCGCTGCGCCAACAAACGGTGTGGATATGAACGAAGACTATTCCgactttggcgaggaggatgctttGGACGAACATACTGCTGCCGACAAGGCCAAGCGCAAGAAGAGCTTGAAGTTCTATACTTCGCAAATCGTACAAAAGGCCAACAAGCGTGCTGGGGCTGGTCGCGACGCCGGTGGTGATATGGATATTCCTTATCGTGAGCGTTTG AGGGATCGCCAAGCACGCCTGAACGCTGAGGCTGAACGCCGCGGCAAGAAGGACAGCAAATTCGGCGCCGGCGCTGAGCTGGGCGGTGACGACAGCGAAG aagaaggccgacaAGGCGGCGCGCTTCGAGGCGCTGGCAcaggcgaagaaggacgagcGCATTGTGGAACAGCAGGAGCTCGGCCCAGACGGCAAGCGCCAGATCACGTACCAGATCCAGAAGAACAAGGGCTTGACGCCGcacaggaagaaggaggtgcGCAACCCGCgtgtgaagaagaggatgaaatacgaggagaagaagaagaagctcaagagcGTGCGGGCTGTGTAcaagggcggcgagggcaagGGTGGCTACCAGGGAGAGTTGTCTGGTATCAAGACGAATCTCGTCAAGAGTACCAAGTTGTAGATGCATTAATGGCGAATATATGGGCGTTTTGTATCCCAAGGTGGTTTGTTTTCCATGGATTGTTTCTGCGTGAGACCCCAAAATCAATATGCTTTTGGGATTCTACATGTGATGAAGATGCGTAA
- the TSC10 gene encoding 3-dehydrosphinganine reductase (EggNog:ENOG503NYA2; COG:Q): MDIIEQRLGVPPHIAGPAATFAFFAFFLIKKMGLFTNTNHFPVEGKTILITGASEGMGLAAAILLAKKGASLILVSRNVGRLEEALVKVTAAARSPSKQRFTYISADVSEPNYAESVIAQAIAWNAGAAPDIVWCIAGLSSPMLWADPANDSIAATRRNMDVNFFGSAEMSRAILKEWLAPENKPKDTGVIGQKPEPKHIVFTASMLALFAIVGYGPYTPSKWALRGLADTLNMELRMYPDHPVKIHVVYPGTITSPGLERENKTKPQITLELEKEEPAESPETVAERAVKGLEKGQYNVTVSTLGDLMRCGILGGSERNNWVWDTVVGWVVPVIYFFVIRIMNAQVAGWARVNGHPHVKKAAA; this comes from the exons ATGGACATCATCGAACAACGCCTCGGCGTCCCCCCTCACATCGCCGGCCCAGCCGCcacctttgccttcttcgccttcttcctcatcaagaaAATGGGCctcttcaccaacaccaaccacttCCCCGTCGAGGGCAAG ACAATCCTCATAACCGGCGCCTCAGAAGGAATGGGCCTAGcagccgccatcctcctcgccaaaaaaggcgcctccctcatcctcgtctcgCGCAACGTGGGCCGCCTAGAAGAAGCCCTTGTCAAAGTCACCGCCGCTGCCAGGTCCCCCTCCAAGCAACGTTTCACCTACATCTCTGCCGACGTCTCGGAACCCAACTACGCCGAGTCGGTCATCGCCCAAGCCATCGCCTGGAACGCCGGTGCGGCCCCCGATATCGTCTGGTGCATAGCCGGCCTGTCAAGCCCCATGCTCTGGGCCGACCCCGCCAACGACAGCATCGCGGCCACCCGGAGAAACATGGATGTCAACTTCTTTGGTTCGGCCGAGATGAGCAGAGCCATCTTGAAGGAGTGGCTCGCTCCGGAGAATAAACCCAAGGATACAGGGGTTATCGGCCAGAAGCCGGAGCCGAAGCACATCGTTTTCACCGCGTCGATGCTGGCGTTGTTTGCGATTGTGGGGTATGGGCCTTATACGCCGAGCAAGTGggcgttgagggggttggcggaCACGTTGAATATGGAGTTGAGGATGTATCCTGATCATCCGGTCAAGATTCATGTTGTTTACCCGGGGACGATTACTTCTCctgggctggagagggagaacaagaccaagccGCAGATCACGCtcgagttggagaaggaggagccggCGGAGAGCCCGGAGACGGTGGCGGAGCGGGcggtgaaggggttggagaagggcCAATATAATGTCACGGTCAGTACGTTGGGGGATTTGATGAGGTgtgggattttgggggggagcgAGAGGAATAACTGGGTTTGGGAtacggtggtggggtgggtggtgccggtgatTTACTTTTTTGTGATTAGGATTATGAATGCGCAGGTGGCGGGGTGGGCGAGGGTGAATGGGCATCCGCATGTCAAGAAGGCGGCTGcttga